A region of Streptomyces sp. TG1A-60 DNA encodes the following proteins:
- a CDS encoding ThiF family adenylyltransferase, with product MSTLKFTRPEHWERIEQHLAEARGERFAFAFTKLLHNGENGPVLEVVAIALIGDEEIEPNHDGWRLADRALDRIHNRAVATGRGLVEFHNHRLEPPRFSAIDERALAEMSPYAVDLLDGKPYAAAVWARGVVRADWWRPGTDGELERKPFDTVTVLGDNIKVLDASATTDTRFARQTPLLGPRAQAAVAALRVAVVGAGGTGSHVALGLAYLGFRNVIVLDDDLVETTNLNRLITADHADIGSPKTIVTRRRMRSIDPRIEIQIFPGLTPAGEHPELHDVDLLISCVDHDGPRHRLNQIAIDTHTPLLDIATGVDDHQQPVALGGRVFFMLPGAACLTCLNELDSAEISRWAKPDHQQAVDRLHGYGTGVANPSVVYLNGLTVHAALAELGAWISGAREPARWLDIDLLGAVKAPGTQVGPRRIPERVPGCIDCGYDK from the coding sequence ATGAGCACCCTGAAGTTCACGCGGCCCGAGCACTGGGAGCGCATCGAGCAGCATCTGGCCGAAGCGCGCGGCGAGCGATTCGCCTTTGCCTTCACCAAGCTGCTGCACAACGGAGAGAACGGCCCCGTCCTTGAGGTCGTCGCCATCGCGCTCATCGGCGACGAGGAGATCGAGCCGAACCACGACGGCTGGCGCCTGGCCGACAGGGCGCTCGATCGCATCCACAACCGGGCGGTCGCCACCGGACGAGGCCTCGTCGAATTCCATAACCACCGGCTGGAGCCACCACGATTCTCGGCCATCGATGAGCGCGCGCTCGCTGAGATGTCGCCATATGCGGTCGACCTGCTGGACGGGAAGCCCTATGCGGCCGCCGTGTGGGCGCGAGGAGTGGTCCGCGCCGACTGGTGGCGCCCCGGCACAGACGGCGAGCTCGAACGTAAGCCGTTCGACACGGTCACCGTGCTCGGCGACAACATCAAGGTGCTCGACGCGTCAGCTACCACCGATACCCGGTTTGCCCGCCAGACCCCGCTCCTCGGACCCCGGGCCCAGGCGGCCGTCGCCGCCTTGCGCGTGGCGGTCGTCGGCGCCGGAGGCACCGGATCTCACGTCGCTCTCGGGCTCGCCTACCTCGGCTTCCGTAATGTCATCGTCCTTGACGACGACCTCGTCGAGACAACCAACCTGAACCGGCTCATCACCGCCGACCACGCCGATATCGGCAGCCCGAAGACAATCGTCACGCGCCGCCGCATGCGCTCGATCGACCCGAGAATCGAGATCCAGATTTTCCCCGGGCTCACTCCCGCAGGGGAACATCCCGAACTGCACGACGTCGACCTGCTCATCAGCTGCGTCGACCATGACGGCCCGCGGCACCGCCTCAACCAGATCGCCATCGACACACATACCCCGCTTCTCGACATCGCCACCGGCGTCGATGACCATCAGCAGCCTGTCGCGCTCGGCGGCCGTGTCTTCTTCATGCTCCCTGGCGCCGCGTGCCTGACCTGCCTGAACGAACTCGACTCGGCGGAGATCTCGCGCTGGGCCAAACCGGACCACCAGCAAGCTGTCGACCGCCTGCACGGGTACGGAACCGGTGTCGCCAACCCCTCGGTTGTCTACCTGAACGGGCTGACCGTCCATGCAGCGCTCGCCGAGCTCGGCGCATGGATCTCCGGTGCCCGCGAGCCAGCACGATGGCTCGATATCGACCTGCTCGGAGCCGTGAAGGCTCCAGGCACACAGGTCGGACCTCGCCGGATACCCGAACGTGTTCCCGGCTGCATCGACTGCGGGTACGACAAGTGA
- a CDS encoding SGNH/GDSL hydrolase family protein, translating into MRPWFRRIPTVLGYAAAVLAVAALSVWLSVRVTPMQTVTPAGQTVQVGAVSPDLSLSGPGELDLFGQVIPTRPRFEGPIRPRLKLTSIALNAQARALTQPGGAQAAGTDLSRQLTSAWTRYLLWETLIAAGFAAMIAVTVASIRRSSRTTTLRMLAIAVTGVCAINALGVYLLASATPEALRQVRGIEDLVGPSTPTPVTAVGAPARPGVQAVVIGDSTAAAIGNAPLDDPTAADKACGRSKDAYAVYLAAANNWNTLNLACSGATIRDGLLGSQQRGTTRVPPQLSAAMGATKASVIIVSIGANDIRWSTLTALCAAANACDDRASTAYFQQQIAGFTTAYYDLLDNLAALPQNPRVLINEYYNPFGENVDCLMDQNITAAKAKILKSRLDELNSVLRQGAQTFNFTAVPQHFDGHRLCSDQPFVQGPDANAPLHPNAAGELAIALADQQALSRTGTPAPTPTAQKTP; encoded by the coding sequence ATGCGCCCGTGGTTTCGCCGAATACCGACCGTCCTCGGGTACGCTGCCGCCGTCCTGGCCGTCGCAGCCCTGTCCGTGTGGCTGTCGGTGCGCGTCACCCCCATGCAGACGGTCACCCCGGCCGGCCAGACCGTGCAGGTGGGCGCGGTCTCACCGGACCTGAGCCTGTCCGGGCCGGGGGAACTGGACCTCTTCGGCCAGGTGATCCCCACCCGGCCCCGCTTCGAAGGCCCCATCCGCCCACGGCTGAAACTGACCAGCATCGCCCTGAACGCCCAGGCAAGGGCTCTCACCCAACCGGGAGGCGCCCAAGCCGCCGGGACGGACCTGAGCCGACAGCTCACCTCCGCCTGGACGCGCTACCTGCTGTGGGAAACACTGATCGCCGCGGGATTCGCGGCGATGATCGCCGTCACGGTGGCGAGCATCCGCCGCTCCAGCCGCACGACGACGCTGCGGATGCTCGCCATCGCCGTCACGGGCGTGTGCGCCATCAACGCCCTCGGCGTCTACCTCCTGGCCTCCGCCACCCCCGAGGCACTGCGGCAGGTCCGCGGCATCGAAGACCTGGTGGGACCGAGCACACCCACCCCCGTGACAGCTGTCGGCGCGCCAGCCCGGCCGGGAGTGCAGGCCGTGGTCATCGGAGACTCCACCGCCGCCGCGATCGGCAACGCGCCCCTGGACGACCCCACCGCTGCCGACAAGGCATGCGGACGCAGCAAGGACGCCTACGCGGTGTATCTCGCCGCAGCCAACAACTGGAATACCCTCAATCTGGCCTGCAGCGGCGCCACCATCCGCGACGGCCTGCTCGGCTCGCAGCAACGCGGCACCACCCGGGTGCCGCCCCAGCTCTCGGCCGCGATGGGGGCCACCAAAGCCTCGGTGATCATCGTCAGTATCGGCGCGAACGACATCCGCTGGTCCACCCTGACCGCGCTCTGCGCCGCCGCCAACGCCTGTGACGACCGGGCCTCCACCGCCTATTTCCAGCAGCAGATCGCCGGATTCACCACCGCGTACTACGACCTGCTCGACAATCTCGCCGCACTGCCCCAGAACCCCCGGGTGCTGATCAACGAGTACTACAACCCCTTCGGCGAGAACGTCGACTGCCTCATGGACCAGAACATCACCGCCGCCAAGGCCAAGATCCTCAAATCCCGCCTGGACGAACTCAACTCCGTACTGCGCCAGGGCGCACAGACCTTCAACTTCACCGCCGTCCCCCAGCACTTCGACGGCCACCGCCTCTGCAGCGACCAGCCCTTCGTCCAGGGACCCGACGCGAACGCACCACTGCACCCCAACGCCGCAGGCGAACTCGCCATCGCCCTCGCCGACCAGCAGGCGCTCTCACGCACCGGCACACCCGCACCCACCCCCACGGCGCAGAAGACACCGTAG
- a CDS encoding AAA family ATPase gives MIRRIRLSQWRAYETLNLELSRPVTFFVAPNGVGKTSLVEAVRWGLLGAPPARRLGQAVRVGHESATVCLDLVLADTEVQLTRSIKRSGTARFDAKANGMVIDEAAYTQLLRRAWAADPGLLDTLIFGVGAKGEVTGFPIKDHLADIFGITPMLQAAKAINTRRSELAAKIKTLRDDLSGTDEAIASVTETVSRLEAELSGIADQREAAHALARRLEPAATLAQAWSDYRENAHAFDEQVRRLVAGMAGSIDLGDQDPRAAIARNERAASSELESSLAAASAAEVRAARAASAAEVLASATDQCPTCLRPLTPAEREAAASAHGGVDDAAHAEIEQRSRDTARARERLIAITGFRDSLNALHPPTEPGGDDPGAEAVTELAEARQRLSDLAERHGDAAARLGAARSELARLRQAAHDQSTLVAAAREDTVMEVTEKTIHELADRYLTDYIEPIAHEVGRRWKLVFGTDGLHFDADGHLTIPHGDATLMVGDLSGGERSTALLVTRLLLASSVARASTVCFDEPLEHLDPRRRAAVAQTLVSAVQAGTVGQILITTYEERLARRLASAAPDVVELTYATTDSA, from the coding sequence AGACGCTGAACCTGGAGCTCAGCCGCCCGGTCACGTTCTTCGTCGCTCCGAACGGCGTCGGCAAGACGTCGCTGGTCGAGGCCGTCCGATGGGGGCTGCTCGGTGCGCCCCCGGCTCGCCGACTCGGCCAGGCGGTCCGCGTCGGCCACGAATCGGCGACAGTGTGCCTGGACTTGGTGTTGGCGGACACCGAGGTGCAGCTGACCAGGTCGATCAAGCGCAGCGGCACCGCTCGCTTCGATGCGAAGGCCAACGGCATGGTGATCGACGAAGCGGCCTACACGCAACTCCTGCGCCGTGCTTGGGCGGCCGATCCGGGACTTCTCGATACTCTGATCTTCGGCGTCGGGGCGAAAGGCGAGGTCACCGGCTTTCCGATCAAGGACCACCTCGCCGACATCTTCGGCATCACGCCGATGCTGCAGGCCGCCAAAGCGATTAATACGCGGAGGTCCGAGCTTGCGGCGAAGATCAAGACTCTGCGCGATGACTTGAGCGGAACCGACGAGGCCATCGCATCGGTGACCGAGACCGTCTCACGGTTGGAGGCGGAACTGTCTGGGATCGCAGATCAGCGAGAGGCCGCGCACGCTTTGGCGCGGCGACTGGAACCGGCAGCAACTCTCGCGCAGGCCTGGAGCGACTACCGGGAGAACGCCCATGCCTTCGACGAGCAGGTAAGGCGACTCGTCGCAGGCATGGCCGGTTCTATCGATCTCGGCGATCAGGATCCGAGGGCTGCGATCGCCAGAAACGAGCGTGCCGCCTCGAGCGAGCTCGAGTCCAGCCTGGCAGCTGCGTCGGCGGCGGAGGTTCGAGCAGCGCGTGCAGCATCGGCTGCTGAGGTCCTTGCGTCTGCCACGGATCAGTGCCCGACCTGCCTTCGCCCGCTGACGCCGGCCGAACGCGAGGCTGCGGCCTCCGCACACGGCGGTGTGGACGACGCTGCGCACGCCGAGATCGAACAGCGCTCGCGCGACACCGCGCGGGCTCGCGAGCGGCTGATCGCGATTACCGGGTTCCGCGACTCGCTCAATGCGCTACACCCCCCGACGGAACCGGGCGGCGACGATCCTGGTGCAGAGGCAGTCACCGAGCTGGCCGAAGCACGTCAACGCCTCTCGGATCTCGCTGAACGCCACGGTGATGCAGCAGCTCGACTCGGAGCAGCCAGGAGTGAGCTGGCGAGACTACGGCAAGCCGCACACGATCAGTCGACCCTCGTCGCGGCCGCGCGTGAAGACACGGTCATGGAGGTCACCGAGAAGACCATCCACGAGCTGGCCGACCGCTACCTGACCGACTACATCGAACCGATCGCGCACGAGGTCGGCCGCCGCTGGAAGCTCGTGTTCGGCACGGACGGACTGCATTTCGACGCCGATGGACACCTCACCATCCCCCACGGGGACGCCACGCTGATGGTGGGCGACCTGAGCGGCGGAGAACGGTCCACCGCTCTGCTCGTGACGCGCCTGCTGCTGGCGAGTTCGGTTGCACGTGCCTCGACCGTGTGTTTCGACGAGCCGCTCGAGCACCTTGATCCGCGCCGCCGCGCCGCAGTTGCCCAGACCTTGGTGTCGGCCGTCCAAGCGGGCACCGTAGGGCAAATCCTCATCACCACCTACGAAGAACGGCTGGCGCGCCGTCTGGCCAGCGCCGCACCGGACGTCGTGGAGCTGACCTACGCCACCACAGACTCGGCCTAA
- a CDS encoding DUF6262 family protein, producing the protein MTSGMTEGKRADSARRRDRVLKALDAALRTGGDITVSGLARTARVDRSFLYRHRDLLARVHAAAGTPVEDGRLAAVSRVSLQTDLANALERNARLAARVRQLDKRLSEQLGEQVWSESGLGAPLNVDQLQRRMVMLEQELAEKNGELEEKEEELKAARAANRELTRALNEPH; encoded by the coding sequence ATGACCTCCGGCATGACCGAAGGCAAGCGAGCCGACTCAGCCCGGCGCCGCGATCGCGTGCTCAAGGCCCTGGACGCGGCCCTGCGCACCGGAGGCGACATCACCGTCTCCGGCCTCGCCCGGACCGCCCGAGTCGACCGCAGTTTCCTCTACCGCCACCGCGACCTCCTCGCACGCGTTCACGCCGCTGCCGGCACGCCTGTCGAGGATGGGCGACTGGCTGCTGTCAGCCGAGTCTCCCTGCAGACCGACCTGGCCAACGCCCTGGAGCGCAACGCCCGTCTCGCGGCGCGGGTGCGCCAGTTGGACAAGCGGCTTTCCGAGCAGCTCGGTGAGCAGGTATGGAGCGAGTCCGGGCTCGGGGCCCCGCTGAACGTCGATCAACTCCAGCGGCGCATGGTCATGTTGGAACAGGAACTCGCCGAGAAGAACGGAGAGCTTGAGGAAAAGGAGGAGGAACTCAAAGCAGCGAGGGCTGCCAACAGGGAGCTGACCCGAGCACTGAACGAGCCTCACTGA
- a CDS encoding DUF6507 family protein, with amino-acid sequence MTGWDIDPVGVRGVLETSGTHAENLSKAGLGAQGNLEEAASAAGMITSQYGPYTSTIGVVGAALGEFLQRWSHDLLYVAKRTSKSLSGAAEATGHYVEGDLDLAANAQREAAKEPKVVLPGQGQ; translated from the coding sequence GTGACGGGGTGGGACATAGACCCGGTCGGGGTGCGCGGTGTTCTGGAGACGTCGGGTACGCATGCGGAGAACCTGTCCAAAGCGGGTTTGGGGGCGCAGGGGAATCTGGAGGAGGCCGCTTCGGCGGCTGGGATGATCACCAGCCAGTACGGGCCCTACACCAGCACGATCGGAGTGGTCGGCGCCGCGCTGGGGGAGTTCCTGCAGCGGTGGAGCCATGACCTGCTCTATGTCGCCAAGCGCACGTCCAAGTCGCTGAGCGGGGCGGCGGAGGCCACCGGGCACTATGTCGAGGGCGACCTGGATCTGGCGGCCAACGCGCAGCGTGAGGCGGCGAAGGAGCCGAAGGTCGTTCTGCCCGGACAGGGTCAGTGA
- a CDS encoding YihY/virulence factor BrkB family protein gives MTTDQPATSLTPHPARVAVPGRRDWWPALRRTPAALWREDATDWAAALTYYAVLTIFPTLLVALSLLGIAGGPGAGHLVDQVAAVVPARARPAVLGALESMADQQTSARLLAAFGTVGALWSASSYLSVFRRAVHAMNGVQDRRPLWKKAPLTVITALALLTLLVSSVLALVLTGDAARAAGRIMGVDGAAVAAWNILKWPLLACLVTVLVLVLFRSGQATAYGLRHRAVGGMLAVVLWLLASAGFTLYTTNYAGTYDRLYGSLAGIVVFLVWLWISNLALLAGAQFNAELATLRHTRPAPSDRA, from the coding sequence GTGACCACCGACCAGCCGGCAACTTCTCTGACTCCCCATCCGGCCCGCGTCGCGGTGCCGGGCCGGCGCGACTGGTGGCCGGCCCTGCGCAGGACACCGGCAGCCCTGTGGAGGGAGGACGCGACGGACTGGGCTGCCGCGCTGACTTATTACGCGGTGCTCACCATCTTCCCCACCCTGCTGGTGGCGCTCTCGCTGCTCGGGATCGCCGGCGGCCCGGGAGCCGGGCACCTCGTCGACCAGGTGGCCGCCGTCGTCCCGGCGCGGGCGCGCCCCGCTGTCCTGGGCGCGCTGGAGAGCATGGCCGACCAGCAGACCTCCGCACGGCTGCTGGCCGCCTTCGGCACCGTCGGTGCCCTGTGGTCGGCCTCCAGCTATCTGAGCGTCTTCCGTCGCGCGGTGCACGCCATGAACGGTGTCCAGGACCGCCGCCCGCTCTGGAAGAAGGCCCCGCTCACCGTGATCACCGCGCTCGCGCTGCTGACGCTGCTCGTCTCCAGCGTGCTGGCCCTGGTCCTCACGGGCGACGCGGCCCGCGCGGCGGGCCGGATCATGGGGGTGGACGGCGCCGCCGTCGCGGCGTGGAACATCCTGAAGTGGCCGCTGCTGGCGTGCCTGGTCACCGTCCTGGTCCTGGTGCTGTTCCGCTCCGGCCAGGCCACTGCCTACGGCCTGCGGCACCGGGCCGTCGGCGGCATGCTCGCCGTCGTCCTGTGGCTCCTGGCGTCCGCGGGCTTCACCCTGTACACGACCAACTACGCGGGTACCTACGACCGTCTGTACGGGTCGCTCGCGGGCATCGTCGTCTTCCTCGTCTGGCTGTGGATATCCAACCTCGCCCTCCTTGCCGGAGCCCAGTTCAACGCCGAACTCGCCACGCTCCGCCACACCCGGCCGGCCCCTTCCGACCGAGCCTGA
- a CDS encoding DUF6177 family protein has product MTKDVIALTPKMPDTRSLLTGLFAGGPDLGLTSTGDGGVLQLCTRVGRPLVSVEAPLLIHIPGEAERLLGPDVSAPPLPYWWTEARASTAVPEAEPLAGSVCGRLTTLLGGTVWPRAAGTTRVVAIPQEQPPHEAQDVVAPSAPTVPSVDVLTESTAVVISDRPVLAFTTYLSDVLRTASATNRALHLITPPHTRLTLPLRTALRGAPNRWVIQDQASGYYDGLSGVPLAWRQGTFTPTSTTVVDAFTQQTEPIPERQLTLTFRTVHAPTADLLLGRGLETAWRHLTGSAPVGWSTAEPVNLPWSPRQLTDLARERSPAPTHLVAIGAADHPSMATLRTASTKAGVAQDITLTLGYTSAADVPLDAVESLAAALVDEHGLVSMLTTLRSARADLTLTPRLEAPPIPVSFTLGARDVNAIGLTHARRPPLAPRPRQLGTHTHPALYYRLGDGTDADAWIVLQHLTTHLKATPGAERIGLMLK; this is encoded by the coding sequence GTGACCAAAGACGTCATCGCCCTTACCCCGAAGATGCCGGACACCCGTTCCCTGCTCACCGGTCTCTTCGCCGGCGGCCCCGACCTGGGGCTGACCTCCACCGGTGACGGCGGCGTCCTCCAGCTGTGCACACGCGTCGGCCGTCCCTTGGTCTCCGTCGAGGCACCGCTCCTGATCCACATACCCGGCGAAGCCGAACGCCTCCTTGGCCCCGACGTGTCGGCACCGCCGCTGCCCTACTGGTGGACAGAGGCCCGCGCCTCGACCGCCGTACCCGAAGCGGAACCCCTCGCTGGCTCAGTGTGCGGACGCCTGACCACGCTGCTCGGCGGGACGGTGTGGCCGCGCGCCGCGGGTACGACCCGTGTGGTGGCCATCCCGCAGGAGCAGCCGCCCCACGAAGCACAGGACGTCGTCGCTCCGTCCGCTCCCACCGTGCCCTCGGTCGATGTCCTGACCGAGTCCACAGCGGTCGTCATCTCCGACCGTCCTGTCCTCGCCTTCACCACCTACCTCTCCGACGTCCTGCGCACCGCGAGCGCCACCAATCGCGCCCTGCATCTGATCACTCCACCCCACACCCGGCTCACTCTCCCTCTGCGCACAGCGCTCAGGGGCGCCCCCAACCGGTGGGTGATCCAGGACCAGGCCAGCGGCTACTACGACGGCCTGTCCGGGGTCCCCCTCGCGTGGCGGCAGGGCACGTTCACCCCGACCAGCACAACGGTCGTCGACGCGTTCACCCAGCAGACCGAGCCCATTCCGGAACGCCAGCTGACCCTCACGTTCCGCACGGTCCACGCCCCCACCGCCGACCTTCTCCTCGGCCGCGGTCTGGAGACCGCCTGGCGCCACCTGACGGGCTCGGCACCGGTGGGCTGGAGCACGGCGGAGCCGGTCAACCTCCCCTGGTCACCCCGCCAGTTGACGGATCTGGCCCGCGAACGGTCACCTGCTCCGACCCACCTGGTCGCGATCGGCGCAGCGGATCACCCATCCATGGCCACCCTCCGCACGGCGAGTACGAAGGCTGGCGTCGCCCAGGACATCACGCTCACCCTCGGATACACCTCCGCTGCGGACGTCCCTCTGGACGCCGTCGAATCCCTTGCCGCCGCGTTGGTCGACGAGCACGGCCTGGTGTCGATGCTGACCACGCTCCGGTCAGCTCGCGCGGACCTGACGCTGACCCCGCGTCTGGAGGCCCCGCCCATCCCGGTGTCCTTCACCCTCGGCGCCCGGGACGTCAACGCCATCGGCCTCACCCACGCCCGAAGACCACCCCTCGCCCCGCGCCCGCGACAACTCGGCACACACACGCACCCAGCCCTCTACTACCGCTTGGGCGACGGAACCGACGCCGACGCCTGGATTGTGCTCCAACATCTCACCACCCACCTCAAGGCCACTCCTGGAGCGGAGCGAATCGGCCTGATGTTGAAATGA
- a CDS encoding transposase family protein: MRKNTSPAEGTEGLVYQCRLPLSSSTLDLVAGLVRSHLKKIRSRWRKLPPGRIALIVLAVLRHDQRLSDIAGGNDVSASTVRRWLLEVIGLLSARAPRLDRALKKIARKGGVVVLLDGTLVRTRRRTGDENRPNYSGKHKAHGLLFLALTDEAGNLVWISAAKPGRSSEITTARHNRITTRLREAGLGALADLGFVGLDDAPDDPVIVTGRRASRGHPLTDAQKEANRLVSRERAANEHGFADLKNWRILTKVRMNARHATTLLRALLVLTNAEVHR; encoded by the coding sequence ATGCGAAAGAACACCAGTCCCGCCGAGGGCACTGAGGGGCTTGTCTACCAGTGCCGCCTGCCGCTGTCGAGCTCGACCCTGGACCTGGTCGCCGGCCTGGTCCGCAGCCACCTGAAGAAGATCCGCTCCCGCTGGCGCAAGCTCCCACCCGGCCGGATCGCCCTGATCGTCCTGGCAGTCCTCCGCCACGACCAGCGGCTTTCCGACATCGCGGGCGGCAACGACGTCTCCGCCTCCACCGTGCGCCGCTGGCTACTGGAAGTGATCGGGTTGCTGTCGGCCCGTGCCCCGCGCCTGGACCGCGCTCTGAAGAAAATCGCCCGGAAGGGTGGCGTCGTCGTCTTGCTCGACGGCACTCTCGTCCGTACTCGCCGACGCACCGGGGACGAGAACCGGCCGAACTATTCGGGCAAGCACAAGGCCCACGGCCTGCTGTTCCTCGCCCTGACCGACGAGGCGGGCAACCTGGTCTGGATCTCGGCGGCAAAGCCTGGGCGCTCCAGCGAGATCACCACCGCCCGCCACAACAGGATCACTACCCGCCTGCGGGAGGCCGGTCTGGGCGCTCTGGCAGATCTCGGCTTCGTCGGCCTGGACGACGCCCCCGACGACCCGGTCATCGTCACCGGCCGACGGGCGAGTCGCGGCCATCCGCTCACCGACGCCCAGAAGGAGGCGAACCGGCTGGTCAGCCGCGAGCGAGCGGCAAACGAGCACGGCTTCGCCGACCTGAAGAACTGGCGGATCCTCACCAAGGTCCGCATGAACGCCCGACACGCGACCACGCTGCTGCGGGCGCTCCTCGTGCTGACGAACGCCGAGGTCCACCGCTGA
- a CDS encoding multiubiquitin domain-containing protein — translation MAATDSQTETGHTKHPTFVFEVDGVEYTHDKPTITGAQIMAMAGINPADGLVQILPDGTRITITPDETVRLVPGAQFKRRPRFKRG, via the coding sequence ATGGCAGCCACAGACAGTCAGACCGAGACAGGCCACACCAAGCACCCCACATTCGTGTTCGAGGTCGACGGCGTGGAATACACCCATGACAAGCCGACGATCACCGGCGCACAGATCATGGCGATGGCTGGCATCAACCCGGCCGACGGCCTGGTTCAGATCCTGCCGGACGGAACCCGCATCACGATCACGCCCGACGAGACAGTCCGCCTCGTTCCCGGCGCCCAGTTCAAGCGCCGTCCTCGCTTCAAGCGAGGTTGA
- a CDS encoding E2/UBC family protein — protein sequence MSVPDRLAERLAQEEDLLRQAFPNATIDPEALVVTLRDHPLPAGWSHSDTDVLFAVPVNYPAGQPDNICARPDLTLASGATPGNSQGIQQHAGRSWLQFSYHIDPNDWHPHVNLTLGSNLVDYLTGALTRFEEAS from the coding sequence GTGTCCGTGCCCGACCGGCTCGCCGAGCGCCTGGCGCAGGAGGAAGACCTGCTGCGCCAGGCGTTCCCGAACGCCACCATCGACCCTGAAGCCCTCGTCGTCACACTGCGAGACCACCCGCTGCCCGCAGGTTGGTCCCACAGCGACACCGACGTCCTGTTCGCCGTCCCCGTGAACTATCCCGCTGGTCAGCCGGACAACATCTGTGCCCGACCGGACCTGACACTTGCCAGCGGCGCAACGCCCGGCAACAGCCAGGGCATACAGCAGCACGCTGGACGCTCCTGGCTGCAGTTCTCCTACCACATAGACCCGAACGACTGGCACCCCCACGTGAACCTCACGCTGGGCAGCAACCTCGTCGACTATCTGACCGGCGCTCTCACCCGCTTCGAGGAGGCGAGCTGA
- a CDS encoding ISL3 family transposase, translating into MRATTGACRCGQRSSRVHGRYVRRLRDVAVGGLGVVIELCVRRFRCENPDCTAVTFAEQIAGLTTPHSRYGPLLRGVLTRVGLALAGRAGVRLAAAAGITVGKDTLLRLVRALPDPEIGQVEVLGVDDFAFRKGRHYGTVLIDMATHRPLHLYDGREGEDLAAWLRGHPEVKVICRDRSGGYAEGARVGAPQAEQVADRYHLWANLGQAVEKSVNAHRSRLTEPVPATDGNSDALEAEPEKVQPSTELKIVTRLREQHAAAHELWEKGMSKAAIGRKLGLHQATVRKLVNARSADEVVAKSLQRAHIVDPYVGHLHRRWNEGVRNAAQLYREIQQLGYPGGELAVQRHLRRYRTGRGHAPVPGPKPPSVREVTSWIMTHPEHLRDEDADKLHRLRKRDPELDRLTLHVRKFAAMMTGRHGDRLEDWITNAEQDTLTPLAGFARNLRRDFDAVRNGLSLPHSSGTVEGNINRLKMLKRQMFGRASLDLLRKRVLLAR; encoded by the coding sequence GTGCGGGCCACGACTGGGGCCTGCCGGTGCGGCCAGAGGTCGTCTCGGGTGCACGGTCGGTACGTACGGAGGTTGCGCGATGTCGCCGTTGGCGGGCTCGGCGTGGTGATCGAGTTGTGCGTGCGCCGATTCCGCTGCGAGAACCCTGACTGCACAGCGGTGACGTTCGCCGAACAGATCGCGGGGCTGACCACCCCGCACAGTCGCTATGGCCCGCTGCTGCGTGGGGTGTTAACGCGGGTCGGGCTGGCGCTGGCCGGCAGGGCAGGAGTCCGACTCGCGGCCGCGGCCGGTATCACCGTGGGCAAGGACACGCTGCTGCGGCTGGTCAGAGCCCTGCCCGACCCGGAGATCGGCCAGGTGGAGGTACTCGGTGTCGACGACTTCGCCTTCCGTAAAGGCCGCCACTACGGCACTGTGCTCATCGACATGGCCACCCACCGTCCACTGCACCTCTACGACGGACGTGAGGGAGAGGACCTGGCTGCCTGGCTCCGCGGTCACCCTGAGGTGAAGGTCATCTGCCGTGACCGTTCCGGCGGATACGCGGAAGGTGCACGGGTCGGGGCACCGCAGGCCGAGCAGGTCGCTGATCGCTATCACCTGTGGGCCAACCTCGGACAGGCGGTCGAGAAGTCGGTGAACGCCCATCGTTCCCGCCTGACCGAACCAGTTCCCGCAACTGACGGTAACTCCGATGCCCTGGAGGCGGAGCCCGAGAAGGTCCAGCCATCGACGGAGCTGAAGATCGTGACTCGATTGCGTGAGCAGCATGCCGCCGCCCACGAACTGTGGGAGAAGGGCATGTCCAAGGCGGCGATCGGCCGGAAACTCGGGCTGCACCAAGCCACCGTCCGCAAGCTGGTCAACGCCCGCTCCGCGGACGAAGTCGTCGCCAAGAGCCTGCAACGGGCGCATATCGTCGATCCGTACGTCGGCCACCTGCACCGGCGCTGGAACGAAGGTGTCAGAAACGCCGCCCAGCTCTACCGCGAGATCCAACAACTGGGCTATCCAGGTGGCGAGTTGGCCGTCCAGCGTCATCTGCGGCGCTACCGAACCGGGCGCGGACATGCACCCGTCCCCGGCCCCAAGCCGCCATCGGTCCGCGAGGTCACCTCCTGGATCATGACCCACCCCGAGCACCTGCGGGACGAGGACGCCGACAAGCTCCACCGCCTACGCAAACGGGATCCCGAGCTCGACCGGCTCACCCTCCACGTCAGGAAGTTCGCCGCGATGATGACCGGACGCCACGGCGACCGCCTCGAAGACTGGATCACCAACGCTGAGCAAGACACGCTGACCCCGCTCGCGGGCTTCGCCCGCAACCTCCGCCGCGACTTCGACGCCGTCCGCAACGGACTGTCCCTGCCACACAGTTCCGGCACCGTCGAAGGCAACATCAACCGGCTGAAGATGCTGAAACGCCAGATGTTCGGCAGGGCCAGCCTCGATCTCCTACGCAAACGCGTCCTACTCGCACGGTGA